The Deltaproteobacteria bacterium region TCCTCGCTCCCAGTAAATGCTGCAAGCGGGTCGCCGTTGCAGGCTGCAGTCTATCAGGCGAGGAGGTTGCGAGAATAATCCCGTCAACATCCTGGGGTTCGACGCCTCCTTTTTGCAGACACCGTTTTGCCGCCTGCAACGCCAGATCGGATGTGCATTCGTCATCTGCAGCCAAGCGCCGGTAATAGACCCCCGTCTTTTCACCGATCAGGGGGATTGCTTCCCGGGGGAACTGGAGCAGTTCATCATTGGCAAGCCGCTTTTCCGGCAGATAGCTTCCCGTCGAAACCAATCTCGTTATGCGTTCATGCATCTCCGTCTCCAGCGGCGCTCATTACAACGCCATTGATCTGTCTTCGAAACGAATTTTATTCCACTATCGGATTGCCGTCGGCAATTTGCAGCAAAATGATTAAATTGTCAAGGGGCCGTAGGGGGACTGGGACACAGCTTCTCACCGCGTATGCGGATAACGGTCTTAGCAGGGGATTTGGAGACGGGTTTGACCTTAAACAGGGCAAACCGGTTCAAGCCAGTCATGGTCGGTTGCATTCAAATAACTGCATATCCCACCCTCTCTTGCGGGTTGGAATTGGCGACATCCGCCGATGCAGGACAATGATTGAAATGTTGATGTGATCAACGATGTCTCTAGTTTTTTTGAATTGGTCATTATCCTGGATAAAGTGTCGTCTTGAATCTTTTTACTTCCCTCCCAAAAACTCGACTTCAGGAATGGCGTTGACACAAACATTCCCTACTTTTATACTCTCTACGACTTTCCGGGTATTCTGCAGTCCCCGATGAAGAACGATTTCCGTTGATTTAGGTGCGTCGGATGGAACATATGGCAAAGGTTTCACACGAAAACAGAAAGTGCATTGTTCTCGTCCAACCCCGCGGATTCAATTGGTTCCCCGGATTTCGTGATGTGACGGACATTGCCAACCGCATGGCACCCCAAGGAATTCTTTCCATCGCGGCTTATCTCTTACAAATGGGTCACAAAGTTTTCATTTACGATTGCCTTGGCCCGGGTGTACCCGTTGAACTGGACGCACAGGCCAAAACGGTTTTAGATTTCCGGCCGCAAATAGTAGGGTTTTCAGCCACCACCAGTTCCTTTCCCGACGCGGCGGAGTTGGCCCGGAAGGTCAAAGCCCAAACACCGGACGTGATAACCCTTTGCGGTGGCGTGCATGTATCCGCCCTAGGGGAATCTCTTCTGGCCTCATACCCCCAGTTCGATTTTTTCTGTTCCGGTGAAGGAGAAATGACCCTAGCCGAACTCGCCGGCGGCATGAACCCGAGGAGTATTGCCGGCCTGATCCGACGTGAGGACGGCCAGGTAATACTCAACTCCCCCCGTCAACCAATAGCCGACCTCGATACATTGCCGTTCCCGGCATATGGGGACTTAAAGGGTTTCCCCAAAGATTACCATTTACCCCTGTTCAGTTACATCAACACGCCGGGAGCGACGATGATCACCTCCCGTGGTTGTGTATACCAGTGTTCTTACTGCGACCGCTCCGTCTTCAAAAAGGGTTTCCGTTACAATTCAGCCCCGTACGTTTACGAGCATCTGAGGCACCTGAAAACAAACTTCGGTGTCCGACACGTGAACATCTACGACGATCTATTCACCCTGAATCGGAAACGCATCGTTCAACTCTGCGAAAAGCTTGCCCGGCATCCCTTGGGGATGCACTTCAACTGCGCCGTCCGGATTGGCCATGCCGACGATGATCTGCTTCGGATGCTGAAAGACGCCGGCTGTCTCATGGTCTCCCTAGGTATCGAATCGGCGGACCCGCATCTTCTTGAATTGCACAAATCAGGCGTTTCCCTTGAGGAAACCCGGGACACCGTCGCCCGAATTCAGCGGGCGGGTCTCCGGGCCAAGGGGCTGTTCATCATGGGGCTCCCGGGGGAAACGGAAGAATCGATTCGCAAGACGTCGGATTTTATCATTTCCTTGGGACTGGATGACATGAACATGTCGAAGTTCACCCCCTTTCCCGGTGCACCCCTATGGAACACAATTCATAAAGAGGGAACATTCGACGAAGACTGGCGTCTCATGAATTGCCTGAATTTCGTCTTCACTCCCAAGGGTATTGATTCACGGGAGAGACTGGATTATCTATATAACGAATATGTGAAACGATTCTACTCCCATTCCGCCTGGCGTCGCAAATTCCGAAAACGCCTGTGGCAGCACCGACACAGTCTTCTTTATTTTTTGCGACACCTGCCGTCTTTTCTGGCGGCCAAACGCCAGTTCGAAACGGGAAAGAAAGGATCGCCGACGTAGCCAGGAGGTGCCTGTGTCCTTGAAACGTTCATTCATCTTATGTGTTGTTCTCTGTGGGCTGCTGAAAATCGATCCGATTCTCGCTGAAGAAAAACCGCTCTGGGAAATGGGGGTCGGTGTAGCCGCCCTGTACCTGCCCGATTACCGGGGCTCCGACGAGGGGCGCTTCTACGCTCTGCCCTATCCTTATCTCATATATCGCGGTGATATCCTACGGGTGGATCGGGATCGCATCTCCGGTCGAATTTTTGCGACAGACCGATTGCTACTCGACGTCAGTTTTTACGGAAGCCTTCCCGTGGACAGCGACGACAACAATGCCCGACGTGGGATGCCCGATCTGGATCCTACCTTTGAGGTCGGGCCAGCCTTGAACCTTATGCTCCTGAAAGACGATCGGGACCGGTACAAGCTCAGTATGACCCTGCCGGTTCGAGCCGTCTTTTCGACGGACTTTTCCAACCTCCGACGGGAAGGCTGGGTATTTGCACCCCGTCTGAATCTCGAAGTAAAGGATATCATCTCCGACAGCGGTGTCAATTTGGGCCTTTCCGCCGGTCCGCTCTTCGCGGACCGCGATTATCACGACTACTTTTACACCGTCAAACCCCGCTATGCGACACCGTGGCGGTCGGCTTACGCTTCCAGCAGCGGTTACAGTGGCCTGACTGTCACGCTCGGCCTGGACAAAACGCTCAAATCTCTCATTATTCATGCCTTCATCAGCGCAGATTTCATGGAAGGGGCGACGATCAAGGACAGTCCGCTCGTCACC contains the following coding sequences:
- a CDS encoding MipA/OmpV family protein, which encodes MKRSFILCVVLCGLLKIDPILAEEKPLWEMGVGVAALYLPDYRGSDEGRFYALPYPYLIYRGDILRVDRDRISGRIFATDRLLLDVSFYGSLPVDSDDNNARRGMPDLDPTFEVGPALNLMLLKDDRDRYKLSMTLPVRAVFSTDFSNLRREGWVFAPRLNLEVKDIISDSGVNLGLSAGPLFADRDYHDYFYTVKPRYATPWRSAYASSSGYSGLTVTLGLDKTLKSLIIHAFISADFMEGATIKDSPLVTKNHSIMGGVTISWVFFKSAKMVTIK
- a CDS encoding radical SAM protein translates to MAKVSHENRKCIVLVQPRGFNWFPGFRDVTDIANRMAPQGILSIAAYLLQMGHKVFIYDCLGPGVPVELDAQAKTVLDFRPQIVGFSATTSSFPDAAELARKVKAQTPDVITLCGGVHVSALGESLLASYPQFDFFCSGEGEMTLAELAGGMNPRSIAGLIRREDGQVILNSPRQPIADLDTLPFPAYGDLKGFPKDYHLPLFSYINTPGATMITSRGCVYQCSYCDRSVFKKGFRYNSAPYVYEHLRHLKTNFGVRHVNIYDDLFTLNRKRIVQLCEKLARHPLGMHFNCAVRIGHADDDLLRMLKDAGCLMVSLGIESADPHLLELHKSGVSLEETRDTVARIQRAGLRAKGLFIMGLPGETEESIRKTSDFIISLGLDDMNMSKFTPFPGAPLWNTIHKEGTFDEDWRLMNCLNFVFTPKGIDSRERLDYLYNEYVKRFYSHSAWRRKFRKRLWQHRHSLLYFLRHLPSFLAAKRQFETGKKGSPT